A section of the Hypomesus transpacificus isolate Combined female chromosome 1, fHypTra1, whole genome shotgun sequence genome encodes:
- the etfdh gene encoding electron transfer flavoprotein-ubiquinone oxidoreductase, mitochondrial, which yields MNTMFPASRYSIQARRCIRALKYVQGEQGQHQLYVSRLRCSSSSTPRITTHYTIHPREKDLRWEGVEMERFADEADVVIVGGGPAGLSAAIRLKQLANEQEKELRVCLVEKASQIGAHTLSGACLEPSALDELFPDWKDRGAPLNTPVTEDVFGIFTEKHRIPVPMLPGLPMNNHGNYIVRLGNFVRWLGEQAEELGVEIYPGYAAAEVLFHEDGSVKGIATNDVGIAKDGSPKDVFERGMELHAKVTLFGEGCHGHLAKQLYRQFNLRENCEPQTYAIGLKEVWTVDEKKWRPGRVEHSVGWPLNRSTYGGSFLYHLNEGEPLVALGFVVGLDYSNPYLSPFREFQRWKHHPYVAATLEGGTRIAYGARALNEGGFQCLPKVTFPGGLLIGCSPGFMNVPKIKGTHTAMKSGMLAAEAIFPKVIEERLESETAGLHVSEYEENLKKSWIWKELYAVRNIRPSFHNYFGLYGGMVYTGIFYWILRGKEPWTLKHAGLDSAQLKPAKDCQPIEYPKPDGKLSFDLLSSVALSGTNHEGDQPAHLTLKDDSIPVDRNLAIYDGPEQRFCPAGVYEYVPLESGEGMRLQINAQNCVHCKTCDIKDPSQNINWVVPEGSGGPAYNGM from the exons atgaatacaatgttTCCAGCTAGCAGATACTCAATTCAAg CTAGGCGGTGTATACGAGCTTTGAAATACGTCCAAGGAGAACAAGGGCAACATCAGCTGTACGTTTCAAGATTGAGATGTTCGTCATCGTCGACTCCTCGCATAACAACACACTACACGATCCACCCACGAGAGAAAGACTTGCGATGGGAAG gtgtggagatggagaggtttGCAGACGAGGCTGACGTGGTGATCGTGGGCGGGGGTCCGGCCGGCCTGTCAGCCGCCATCCGTCTGAAGCAGCTGGCCAACGAGCAGGAGAAAGAGCTCCGCGTGTGCCTGGTGGAGAAGGCGTCCCAGATCGGGGCTCACACCCTGTCAGGGGCCTGTCTGGAGCCCAGCGCTCTCGACGAACTCTTCCCTGACTGGAAGGACAGAGGG GCGCCTTTGAACACGCCGGTGACTGAAGATGTGTTTGGGATTtttacagagaaacacagaatTCCTGTGCCAATGTTGCCAG GTCTGCCCATGAACAACCATGGGAACTACATCGTGAGGCTGGGGAACTTTGTGCGCTGGCTGGGGGAGCAGGCGGAGGAGCTGGGGGTGGAGATATACCCTGGATACGCTGCAGCCGAG GTGTTGTTTCACGAAGACGGCAGTGTCAAAGGAATCGCCACCAACGACGTGGGCATCGCCAAGGACGGCTCACCCAAG GACGTGTTTGAGAGGGGCATGGAGCTGCACGCTAAAGTCACCCTGTTTGGAGAGGGCTGTCACGGCCACTTGGCCAAGCAGCTGTACAGGCAGTTCAACCTCAGGGAGAACTGTGAGCCACAGACGTACGCCATTGGTCTAAAAGAG GTTTGGACGGTAGATGAGAAGAAATGGCGGCCGGGTAGGGTTGAGCATTCAGTAGGCTGGCCTCTGAACAGATCCACATATGGGGGGTCCTTCCTCTATCACCTGAACGAGGGGGAGCCCTTAGTGGCCTTGGGCTTCGTG gtGGGTCTGGACTACTCTAACCCGTACCTCAGCCCCTTCAGGGAGTTTCAACGCTGGAAACACCACCCCTACGTAGCAGCCACCCTGGAGGGGGGAACCAGGATCGCGTACGGAGCCAGGGCCCTGAACGAGGGGGgctttcag tgCCTTCCCAAGGTGACATTTCCTGGGGGACTGCTGATTGGGTGCAGTCCTGGCTTCATGAATGTCCCTAAGatcaaaggcacacacactgccatgaaGAGTGGGATGCTGGCAGCTGAAGCCATCTTCCCCAAAGTCatagaggagaggctggagtcaGAGACAGCAG GACTTCACGTTTCTGAGTATGAGGAGAATTTGAAGAAGTCTTGGATTTGGAAAGAGTTGTATGCGGTGAGGAACATCAGACCGTCTTTTCACAACTACTTTGGTCTGTACGGAGGCATGGTCTACACCGGCATCTTCTACTGGATCCTGAGAGGGAAGGAGCCTTGGACACTTAAACACGCAG GCTTAGATTCCGCGCAGCTGAAACCAGCCAAAGACTGTCAACCCATAGAGTACCCTAAACCCGACGGCAAACTCAGCTTTGACCTGCTGTCGTCTGTGGCGCTGAGCGGAACCAACCATGAGGGAGACCAGCCAGCACACCTCACCCTGAAGGACGACAGCATCCCCGTGGATCGGAACCTCGCCATCTACGACGGACCGGAACAACGCTTCTGTCCGGCAG GTGTGTATGAGTATGTTCCCCTTGAGAGCGGAGAGGGAATGAGACTGCAAATCAACGCTCAGAACTGCGTTCATTGCAAGACCTGCGATATCAAAGACCCCAGCCAGAACATTAACTGGGTGGTGCCCGAGGGTAGTGGAGGACCAGCCTACAATGGGATGTGA
- the ppid gene encoding peptidyl-prolyl cis-trans isomerase D, with the protein MSNAVPLNKPANPTNPRVFFDVDIGGERAGRIVFELFNDIVPKTAENFRALCTGEKGIGQTTGKPLHFKGCPFHRIIKQFMIQGGDFSNQNGTGGESIYGEKFEDENFHYKHDKVGLLSMANSGPGTNGSQFFITTVPTPHLDGKHVVFGQVLKGMGLVKLLEAVETVEDGPLKPCVIAECGEHKDGDSWGVAPSDGSGDAHPEFPDDSDIDFKDVEKVLSVAEDIKNIGNNFFKNQDWQSAIKKYSKALRYLEVCEQLDDEQTQQKLEPTAVSCILNTAACKLKLQLWQAAVDSCDEVLELNQSNTKALFRRAQGLQGLKEYSRAMIDLKKAQEIAPEDKAIGNEMKRVLLKVKEEKEKEKKIYAKMFA; encoded by the exons ATGTCGAACGCAGTACCACTGAACAAGCCTGCAAACCCTACGAACCCTCGTGTGTTCTTTGATGTCGACATTGGTGGAGAAAGAG CTGGTCGAATTGTGTTCGAGCTGTTCAATGACATCGTCCCAAAAACCGCGGAAAACTTTCGAGCACTTTGCACTGGGGAAAAAGGGATTGGCCAAACCACGGGAAAACCACTTCACTTCAAAGGATGTCCTTTCCACAGGA TCATCAAACAGTTCATGATCCAAGGAGGTGACTTCTCCAACCAGAATggcacaggaggagagagcatcTATGGGGAGAAATTCGAGGATGAAAACTTTCACTACAAG CATGACAAAGTGGGTCTGCTGAGCATGGCCAACTCTGGCCCTGGCACCAATGGCTCTCAGTTCTTCATCACCACCGTGCCTACTCCTCACCTGGACGGCAAACACGTGGTGTTTGGCCAGGTTCTGAAGGGGATGGGGCTGGTCAAGCTGCTGGAGGCCGTTGAGACGGTGGAGGATGGGCCTCTGAAG CCGTGTGTGATTGCAGAGTGCGGGGAGCATAAGGATGGGGACAGTTGGGGGGTGGCGCCCAGCGATGGCTCTGGAGACGCACACCCGGAATTTCCTGATGATTCTGACATCGATTTCAAAGAT GTGGAAAAGGTTTTGTCTGTTGCTGAGGATATCAAGAATATCGGAAACAACTTCTTCAAGAACCAGGACTGGCAGTCTGCAATCAAGAAATACTCAAAAGCTCTCAG GTACCTGGAGGTGTGTGAACAACTGGATGATGAGCAGACCCAGCAGAAACTGGAGCCCACGGCTGTGAGCTGCATCCTCAACACAGCTGCCTGCAAGCTGAAGCTGCAGCTCTGGCAGGCTGCTGTAGACAGCTGCGATGAG gttcTGGAGCTGAACCAGTCGAACACTAAGGCTCTGTTCAGGAGGGCCCAGGGTTTGCAGGGACTGAAGGAGTACAGCAGAGCCATG ATTGATCTAAAGAAAGCTCAAGAAATTGCACCAGAGGACAAAG CAATTGGAAATGAGATGAAGCGAGTCCTGCTGAAAgtgaaggaagagaaagaaaaggagaagaaaatCTATGCCAAAATGTTCGCGTAA
- the LOC124470924 gene encoding uncharacterized protein C4orf45 — translation MTNEEVREKVPQTYGQRMLFTGPDGIADYRTRFIDFPQHGIGIMSSEATSDVSYLFRASLNPIPPPLGQRCVGGVGWGLQYHQLLNSETLVSNMQIKRSEIRSALEDRVTHRYQNPWTAPPHFLDKQSAGARGRLAWTPNIYDSYSKDVNKQFLLNKVSR, via the exons ATGACTAATGAAGAGGTCCGAGAAAAAGTTCCACAAACTTATGGACAAAGGATGCTGTTTACAG GTCCAGACGGAATCGCAGATTATCGGACGAGATTCATCGATTTCCCACAACATGGGATTGGCATTATGTCGTCCGAAGCAACAAGCGATGTGAGTTACCTGTTTCGGGCCAGCCTAAACCCTATTCCACCTCCACTCGGGCAGAGATGTGTCGGAGGGGTGGGATGGGGCTTGCAATACCACCAGCTGTTGAACAGCGAGACGCTGGTTAGTAACATGCAAATTAAG AGATCTGAAATCCGCTCAGCCCTGGAGGACAGAGTGACTCACAGATATCAAAACCCATG GACTGCACCGCCCCACTTTCTAGACAAGCAATCTGCCGGAGCCAGAGGCAGACTCGCTTGGACACCCAACATCTACGACAGTTACAGCAAGGATGTCAACAAACAGTTTCTACTCAACAAAGTTAGTCGTTAA